The window GGGTGCGGGAGGTGCTCGCGCAGGTCGGACTCGAGGCCGAGATGACCGAGCGCTTCCCTCACGAGTTCTCGGGCGGCCAGCGGCAGCGGATCGCCCTGGCCCGCGCGCTCGTGCACCGGCCGCGCCTGCTCGTCGGCGATGAGCCGCTCTCGGCGCTCGATGTCACCGTCCGAGCGCAGATCCTCGCTCTGCTCGCCGACCTCCGACGTCAGGAAGACCTCACCCTCGTGATGGTCTCGCACGACATCGGCGTCGTCCAGAGCATCTGCGACGAGGTGGTGGTGATGAAAGACGGCCGCATCGTCGAGGAGGGGCCGACCGAGAAAGTGCTCCAGCAGCCGCAGGTGGCCTACACCCGGCGGCTGCTGGCCTCCGTGCCCACGATCGATCCGCCCGGCGACCGCCCCGGCGTCGGAGGGGGGCGTTAGCGTGGTCGCCATGCGCGCGATCATCCCCCCCTATCTCCTTGCCCGTATCGCCTCGGTCGGTGAACCCGCCTTCGCCCACGCGGCCGCCGCGGCGCGCGCCACCCTCCAGGCCACCCCGCCCTACCGCATCGCCCGCCGTCGCCTGCGTCTGTCGATCGACGAAGACGGCACGATCACCGCCGAGACCGCCCCCGCGCCAGACCGCACGATCTCCGATGCCGGCGGTCGCGAGGTGCTGCCCGGCCGGCGGGTACGCGGCGAAGACGACCCCGCCACCGGCGACGCCGCCGTCGACGAAGCCTTCGACGGCCTCGGCATCACCTTCGACGCGTTCTGGGACGCCTTCGCGCGCAACAGCATCGACGGCGCCGGAGCACCGCTCCTGGCCACGGTGCACTACGGACGCGACTACGACAACGCGTTCTGGAACGGCGAGCGCATGGTCTTCGGCGACGGCGACGGCGAGGTGTTCACGGGATTCACCGGATCGCTCACCGTCATCGCCCACGAGCTCGCTCACGGGGTCATCGAGGCGGCGGGGGGCCTGGAGTACCAGGACCAGTCGGGAGCGCTGAACGAATCGATCGCCGACGTGTTCGGCGTGCTCGTCGAGCAGCAGCACTTCGGACAGACCGCCGACGAGGCCAGCTGGCTCGTCGGCGAGGGGATCTTCACTGACGCCGTGCAGGGGCGGGCCCTCCGATCGCTCGCGGCGCCGGGGACGGCGTATGACGACGACATCCTCGGCCGCGACCCGCAGCCGGGGCACATGGATGACTTCGTCGTGACCGACGACGACAACGGCGGCGTCCACATAAACTCCGGCATCCCCAATCGCGCGTTCCACCTGTGCGCCACCGCCCTCGGCGGCTACGCCTGGGAACGCGCGGGACGGGTCTGGTATCTCACCCTGACGTCGGGCACGCTCTCCCCCACCGCGGACTTCTCGACGTTCGCGGCCGCCACGGTCGCCGTCGCCCGGGCGGAGTACGGTGAATCATCCGAAGAAGCAGCGGCCGTGCGCGCCGCCTGGGCGGGCGTCGGGGTCGACCTCGCCGGGTAAGGCGTCGCGGCCCCGAGAGAGCGACGTGGACGGGGATGAGCGATCAGACGGATGACGGCGACGGCACGGACGCGGTGGTGGTGATCCTGGTGGAGCGCACCGGGGGTGTCACCGGGATCCCCCGGCGATGGCGCGCGGAGGCCGAGGGCGACGACGCGTCATCCTGGTTGCCGCTCATCGACGCCTGCCCCTGGGACGGGTCCTCTCGCCCAGGACGCGGCGCAGACCGGTTCCGCTGGCGGGTGCACGCGAGGTGGCACGGCGCCGACCGCGAGGCCGAGTTCGGCGACGCCGACCTGGAAGGACCGTGGCAGACCCTCGTCGAGCGCGTGCGCGAGCACGGCCGGCCGGGCTGATCAGCGCCCGAAGAGCGCGCGGCGCTTCTTCTGAGGTTTCAGCGACTTCTGCAGGTACACCGTTCCGAGCCACCGGCCGAACTTGAAGCCGACCCGGCCCATGCGCCCGACCTCTTCGAAGCCGAGCTTCTCGTGCAGCGCGATGGACGCCTCGGCGCCCTTGTCGCTGATCACCGCCACCATCTCGCGGATGCCCGCCTGCTCGCACGCGGCGATCAGCGCCTCCAGCAGCGCCCGCCCGAGCCCTTTCCCCGTCGCGGCCTGCCCGAGGTAGATGGAGTTCTCCACCGAGTACCGGTAGGCCGACTTGCTCGACATCGGCTGCACGTAGGCGTAGCCGAGGATCTGACCCGACGGCGACTGGGCCACGAGGAACGGCAGGCCGAGCTTGTGCAGGTGTGCGACCTTGTCGCGCCACTGCGCGACCGACCACTTCTTCTCGTCGAAGGTGACCACGGAGTTGGTGACGTAGTAGTTGTAGATCTCCCGGATGTCGGGGATGTCGGCGTCGGCGACCGGGCGGATCTCGAACGAGAACGGGCGCTCCGGCTCGGGACGGCGGCGAAGATGACGGGGCACCCGGCGCCTCGCCGTTTCGTACTCCTCCTCCAGCATGGCGACAGCCTACGCGGCGGCCGGCAGGCGCCAGTCGACCGGTGATGCGCCCTGCGCGGCGAGGAGCTCGTTCGTGCGCGAGAAGGGCCGGGACCCGAAGAATCCGCGGCTCGCCGACAGGGGCGACGGATGCGCCGAGGAAAGGACGGGGGTCTCGCCGAGGAGCGGACGCAGGGTCGCCGCATCCCTCCCCCAGAGGATCGCCACGAGGGGACGGTCACGGGCGGCGAGCACGCGGATGGCGTGGTCGGTGACGCGCTCCCACCCCCACCCGCGATGCGAGCCGGGTTCTCCGGGCCGGACGGTGAGCACGCGGTTCAGCAGCATGACGCCCTGATCGCTCCACGCCGACAGGTCGCCGTGCGCCACGGGCTCGATGCCGAGGTCGTCGTCGAGCTCGCGGTAGATGTTCGCCAGGCTCCGCGGCAGAGGGCTGACGCGGGGGTCGACCGCGAACGAGAGCCCGATCGGATGCCCCGGGGTGGGGTACGGGTCCTGCCCGACGATCAGCACCTTGACGTCGTCGAGCGGGCGTGAGAAGGCGCGCAGGACGGCATCCCCGGCGGGGAGGTAGCGGGCGCCCGCGGCGGTCTCGGCACGCAGACGCTCGCCGAGCGCGGCGATGTCGGGAGCGACGGGGGCGAGGGCGTTCGCCCACCCGGCGTCCAGGAGACCGGCCTCGGCGAGCTCGTCGAGCGTGCGCGCCATCATCCCGCCGTGCGCGCGTGCAGCGGCCCGCGGGCCAGCAGGTGCTGCGCCGACTGCGCGACCGGTCGCATGGTGACGAGGTCGAGGTTGACGTGCCCCGGCGCCGAGAGCGCGTAGCCGATCACGTCGGCGACGTCGTCGGCGGTGAGGGGCGCTTCGACGTCCTCGTACACACGGTCGGCGGCGGCGCGGTCGCCGCCCAGCCGGTTGAGGGTGAACTCCTCGGTCTGCACCATGCCCGGGGCGATCTCGATCACCCGGAGCGGCTCGCCGTTGAGCTCCAGACGCAGCGCGTGGGCGATCATCGACTGCCCCGCCTTCGCGGCGTTGTACCCGGCGCCGCCGGCGTAGGCGACCTGCGCGGCCGTCGAGGTGACGAAGACCACGTCGGCGTGGGCGGCCCGGTCGGCGGCGGCGCGGCGCAGGAGCGGCAGCAGCGCCGCGGTGAAGCGCTGCGTGGCGAGCACGTTGACCTCGAACATCCACTGCCAGTCGTCGGGGTCGCCGTCTTCGACGCGGTCGGCGCCGCGCGCGCCCCCGGCGACGTTGACGAGCGCGTCGACCGGTCCGGTCTCGGCGAGCCACTGGGCGAGCGCCTCGACGTCGGCCGCCGCGGTGAGGTCGGCGGCGAACGCGGCCGCGCCGATCTCGTTCTCCAGCGCTGCGAGGCGTTCCGCCCGCCGCGCCACGGCGACCACGTCCCAACCGAGGGTTCGAAGCTTCCGCGCCGTCGCCTCGCCGATCCCCGAGCTCGCTCCGGTGACCACCGCGCGCCGGGCGGTCGGTCGATCTGCGGCATCCGTCGTCGTGGCATCGGTCATACACCTCACGCTACAAGCCGCGCCCGGCGCCGGGCGCACCGCGCCTGCGCGCCCGCGTTACGTCACATTTCCCCGCCATTGTCGGGTCGAGACGCCTTCCGTACCCTCGGAGAGGTCGCGGGACCCGCCGCGGCACCCATCGACCGGTAGGAGCAGCCCATGTCCGCACCCGAGAACTGGCGTTTCGAGACCAAGCAGATCCACTCGGGCGCCCAGCCCGACCCGGTGACGAAGGCCCGCGCCACGCCCATCTACCAGACCACGTCGTACGTGTTCGACAACACCGACCACGCCGCGAACCTCTTCGCGCTGGCCGAGTTCGGCAACATCTACACCCGCATCCAGAACCCCACGCAGGATGTCGTCGAGCAGCGCATCGCGGCGCTCGAAGGCGGCACCGGGGCGCTCCTGGTCTCCAGCGGCCAGGCGGCCGAGACCTTCGCGATCCTGAACCTCGCCGAGGCGGGCGACCACTTCGTCTCGTCGAGCTCGATCTACGGCGGCACGTACAACCTCTTCAAGTACACCCTCGCCAAGCTCGGCATCCAGGTCACGTTCGTCGAGAATCAGGACGACCCCGAGGAGTGGCGTCGCGCGGTGCGACCCAACACCAAGGCGTTCTTCGCCGAGACGATCGGCAACCCCAAGATCAACGTCCTCGACATCCGCACCGTCGCCGACGTCGCGCACGAGGCGGGGGTTCCGCTCATCGTCGACAACACCATCGCCACGCCGTACCTCATCCGTCCCTTCGAGCACGGCGCCGACATCGTCCTGCACTCGGCGACGAAGTTCCTCGGCGGCCACGGCACGGTGATCGGCGGCGTGATCGTCGACGGCGGGTCGTTCGAGTGGTCGAAGAACGTCGACCGCTTCCCGGCCTTCACCGAGCCCGACCCGTCGTACCACGGGGCGA of the Microbacterium invictum genome contains:
- a CDS encoding protealysin inhibitor emfourin, whose product is MSDQTDDGDGTDAVVVILVERTGGVTGIPRRWRAEAEGDDASSWLPLIDACPWDGSSRPGRGADRFRWRVHARWHGADREAEFGDADLEGPWQTLVERVREHGRPG
- a CDS encoding bifunctional o-acetylhomoserine/o-acetylserine sulfhydrylase; translation: MSAPENWRFETKQIHSGAQPDPVTKARATPIYQTTSYVFDNTDHAANLFALAEFGNIYTRIQNPTQDVVEQRIAALEGGTGALLVSSGQAAETFAILNLAEAGDHFVSSSSIYGGTYNLFKYTLAKLGIQVTFVENQDDPEEWRRAVRPNTKAFFAETIGNPKINVLDIRTVADVAHEAGVPLIVDNTIATPYLIRPFEHGADIVLHSATKFLGGHGTVIGGVIVDGGSFEWSKNVDRFPAFTEPDPSYHGASYTAAVGDGLAYIIKARVQLLRDLGSSISPNSAWLLLQGIETLSLRIERHVQNAQEIAEWLENQSDVASVNYSGLPTSPWYAAANRYAPKGVGAVLSFELKGGVDAGRAFVNSLTLFSHLANIGDVRSLVIHPASTTHSQLTPEQQLTAGVTPGLVRLSVGIENVDDLKADLEQALAAARQVSEAARA
- a CDS encoding N-acetyltransferase family protein, producing MLEEEYETARRRVPRHLRRRPEPERPFSFEIRPVADADIPDIREIYNYYVTNSVVTFDEKKWSVAQWRDKVAHLHKLGLPFLVAQSPSGQILGYAYVQPMSSKSAYRYSVENSIYLGQAATGKGLGRALLEALIAACEQAGIREMVAVISDKGAEASIALHEKLGFEEVGRMGRVGFKFGRWLGTVYLQKSLKPQKKRRALFGR
- a CDS encoding M4 family metallopeptidase, encoding MRAIIPPYLLARIASVGEPAFAHAAAAARATLQATPPYRIARRRLRLSIDEDGTITAETAPAPDRTISDAGGREVLPGRRVRGEDDPATGDAAVDEAFDGLGITFDAFWDAFARNSIDGAGAPLLATVHYGRDYDNAFWNGERMVFGDGDGEVFTGFTGSLTVIAHELAHGVIEAAGGLEYQDQSGALNESIADVFGVLVEQQHFGQTADEASWLVGEGIFTDAVQGRALRSLAAPGTAYDDDILGRDPQPGHMDDFVVTDDDNGGVHINSGIPNRAFHLCATALGGYAWERAGRVWYLTLTSGTLSPTADFSTFAAATVAVARAEYGESSEEAAAVRAAWAGVGVDLAG
- a CDS encoding SDR family oxidoreductase encodes the protein MTDATTTDAADRPTARRAVVTGASSGIGEATARKLRTLGWDVVAVARRAERLAALENEIGAAAFAADLTAAADVEALAQWLAETGPVDALVNVAGGARGADRVEDGDPDDWQWMFEVNVLATQRFTAALLPLLRRAAADRAAHADVVFVTSTAAQVAYAGGAGYNAAKAGQSMIAHALRLELNGEPLRVIEIAPGMVQTEEFTLNRLGGDRAAADRVYEDVEAPLTADDVADVIGYALSAPGHVNLDLVTMRPVAQSAQHLLARGPLHARTAG
- a CDS encoding uracil-DNA glycosylase, whose product is MARTLDELAEAGLLDAGWANALAPVAPDIAALGERLRAETAAGARYLPAGDAVLRAFSRPLDDVKVLIVGQDPYPTPGHPIGLSFAVDPRVSPLPRSLANIYRELDDDLGIEPVAHGDLSAWSDQGVMLLNRVLTVRPGEPGSHRGWGWERVTDHAIRVLAARDRPLVAILWGRDAATLRPLLGETPVLSSAHPSPLSASRGFFGSRPFSRTNELLAAQGASPVDWRLPAAA
- a CDS encoding ABC transporter ATP-binding protein → MSDILVSARRLTRRHALPKKTLFQRRGYTTALEDADIDVREGSTLGIIGESGSGKSTLVRLLLGLDAPTSGTVEVDGRAVDATASARSLHWLRRLTGVVFQDPYASLDPRMSVGRIVGEPLWALGIEGDRRARVREVLAQVGLEAEMTERFPHEFSGGQRQRIALARALVHRPRLLVGDEPLSALDVTVRAQILALLADLRRQEDLTLVMVSHDIGVVQSICDEVVVMKDGRIVEEGPTEKVLQQPQVAYTRRLLASVPTIDPPGDRPGVGGGR